GCCCCATTCAGAAATTCGTCAAATCGAGTTGCTATTTCGTGAATCACGAAGACAAGATCTGCACGGCAACCGATTTAAGTATAGAGCAAAAGTACTTGATATACGCGGCGCTCATGTCAAAAAGTGGGCGTGGAATGTATTTCCTGTTGTTCAACCATAACGTCCATTCCTTTTTTCTTTCTGATTGCAACCGTTTGCAAGTTTATGGCCATCCCTTAGATCGCAATTGGAATTCGTCGAAACACTTAATTACTCATATATGATCGGAATATAGGACCTATGGCCGAATTTCGCATGATACTCAAATAAACTATCTTCCTCACGCGTAGCATTAATCTTGCTCGCGACTATCTGCTGAAGTTGCTTCTATGTTTGCCCAATTGCAGAGCGCGTCTTTTTCCGTTTCGGACAAAACGGCGTCAGGATGGCCGTAGGTGTAGCTGGGCAGCGGCATTTTTCCTTCGCGGACCTCGTCGCACATTTCTTCAAGCTTGTGGGAGCGCTGTTTTGCGTTCATGCGTGCGAAGGTGCTGAAGTTGAGCTCGTCTCGGCCTTTGAGAAAATGGTCCTGCATCCACCAGCCGACGGGCTGAACGTACGAATACCAGGGATAGACCGTCTTGTGCGAATGGCAGTCGTTGCAGCTGCGTGCCAACATCATCGAAATGTCGGGCGGAACTGCGACGGCGGCCTCCATAGTTTCCGCGGCGTTTACCGGCGGATTCGTTTTGTCGATCTGAAACAACTGCAGAACCGCAAACGCCGCGGCGAGAACGATAACGACGTATTTAATTACCCTTTTCATTTTAGTCCCTCCGATCCGATCGGTATAAAAGCCTTGCGCCGCCTCTCTATGAGGCAAATATATCACAAAGGACTAGGCCCCGATTCATCTATTCTTCCCGTGATTCTTTCAGCCGTTTAGATTTCGTCTTGTATGGTCATCCCTCACGCAACAGACCTCCGAAATTATGCTCCGTATTTTCCCTTTATCCTTTCGCCTTTATCCTTTATCCTTTAGGTGATGCTTCACCCGACGGTCATCGCGATACCGATATTTGCGGCTCTGATCGCCGCCGAAGCGTTTTTCGCCGCCCGCCGCCGCGACCCCGAATACAACGACAACAAAGATACCTGGACCAACATTTTTTTGGGCTTTATGAGCGTCGTCTGGGGCGCGGTGTTTGGCGTTTTC
This sequence is a window from Acidobacteriota bacterium. Protein-coding genes within it:
- a CDS encoding heme-binding domain-containing protein encodes the protein MKRVIKYVVIVLAAAFAVLQLFQIDKTNPPVNAAETMEAAVAVPPDISMMLARSCNDCHSHKTVYPWYSYVQPVGWWMQDHFLKGRDELNFSTFARMNAKQRSHKLEEMCDEVREGKMPLPSYTYGHPDAVLSETEKDALCNWANIEATSADSREQD